A stretch of Sphingorhabdus sp. YGSMI21 DNA encodes these proteins:
- a CDS encoding TonB-dependent receptor, protein MRNISWMLASVAFVVTPAAAQTQDSAPAEDQSSSAKGDSGLVEIVVTAEKRSVNLQDVALPISAYTSDVRQIAGIDTLQDFANFTPGLSYSASNDRVFIRGIGRQTNTNGSDPGVSTYTDGIYDSSTASIAASDFFIERVEVLRGPQGTLYGRNSIGGAINAISRRPTEELNADLRARIGNYGLYSLEASASGEVAKGLRARFAGAYQNQERGYFKNDAGKGSEGGRGDRRYLELQLEADLGPDVVGWVKLSTESSDLKPRTINRIGGYDFAPYPFGAITPGAAFGYLTPGVVTLNPNPQPPGANDIRHFSADTTQTQRVRDNFSATGDITWTLPTFDVRLLGGYQQYRAENIYELDDTSVISYTFPLAAGGGICAFIPGCGPLTVFPSSQVDLDTDKSFGSGELNLTSNTNGPLQWVAGLYYYQETLTQETHFRAPDQLQLQTPANGPANPSSDFVYAASTLTTKSMAVFGQIDYQISDAFKVTGGLRYTRDKKSGDESFRILCFGCGGFSPDQYGSATPALDITASQISTAAAPGVVSAVAIDPATGIASRGLSNSWDAVTGTIAAQWQPTEDELAFLRYSRGYKSGGFNAGGISALPQTGAEHVNAYEIGYKRTLGARLRVNLAGFYYDYKGLQVPLTVSQPGGAQLTEFFNLDSSKSYGAEAELAWQPTDALQLGFNYGFGHSRVESGCCFVDGEDPLAIQPGAQPSGAVVAGQQPQSVDGARLPNAPRHKVAVNAVYNIDFDPGTLSLSGNYVWRSAAYSNIFNREYNRMPSYDQVDLRAVWTERNDRFRVIAYVKNVFDSLGYDGATGDLLASSPTLEVAQSYSLTPPRTFGVQFEIRFR, encoded by the coding sequence ATGCGAAATATTTCATGGATGCTTGCGAGTGTCGCATTTGTAGTGACACCGGCTGCGGCTCAAACTCAGGATTCCGCGCCGGCGGAAGATCAGTCATCTAGCGCGAAAGGTGATAGCGGCCTTGTCGAAATTGTTGTCACCGCCGAAAAGCGCAGTGTCAATCTTCAGGACGTAGCCTTGCCGATATCGGCCTATACGTCCGATGTCCGGCAAATCGCCGGCATTGATACGCTGCAGGATTTTGCGAATTTCACGCCGGGCCTCAGCTACTCAGCGAGTAACGACCGTGTTTTCATCCGCGGCATTGGCCGCCAGACAAATACCAATGGCAGCGATCCGGGAGTCTCCACATATACGGATGGAATATATGATTCCTCGACCGCCTCGATTGCCGCATCGGACTTTTTTATCGAACGCGTTGAAGTGTTGCGCGGCCCGCAAGGCACGCTTTACGGACGAAATTCAATTGGCGGCGCCATCAATGCGATCTCCAGACGACCTACGGAAGAACTGAATGCGGATCTACGCGCGAGGATTGGCAATTACGGCCTCTATAGTCTGGAGGCTTCTGCCTCGGGAGAGGTCGCGAAAGGACTTCGGGCACGGTTTGCGGGTGCATATCAGAACCAGGAGCGCGGTTATTTCAAAAATGATGCTGGCAAGGGCAGTGAAGGGGGGCGGGGCGACCGCCGGTATCTTGAACTGCAACTGGAAGCCGATCTCGGACCGGATGTCGTTGGCTGGGTCAAATTGTCGACAGAAAGTTCGGATCTCAAGCCCCGCACAATCAACCGTATCGGCGGCTATGATTTCGCGCCTTATCCCTTCGGAGCGATCACCCCGGGGGCTGCCTTCGGCTATTTGACCCCGGGCGTCGTGACGCTGAACCCGAATCCCCAGCCGCCAGGGGCGAACGATATCAGGCATTTCAGTGCCGACACGACCCAGACACAGCGGGTGCGTGACAATTTCAGTGCGACCGGCGACATAACATGGACATTGCCAACGTTCGATGTTCGGCTGCTTGGCGGCTATCAGCAATATCGTGCCGAAAATATCTATGAACTCGATGATACCAGCGTGATTTCCTATACATTTCCGCTCGCTGCCGGTGGAGGGATTTGCGCGTTCATTCCCGGCTGTGGACCGTTGACGGTATTTCCGTCGTCACAAGTTGACCTGGATACCGACAAGTCTTTTGGCAGCGGCGAACTCAACCTGACGTCGAACACCAACGGACCGCTGCAATGGGTCGCCGGTTTATATTATTATCAGGAGACTCTGACTCAGGAAACGCACTTCCGCGCACCCGATCAGCTGCAATTGCAGACGCCAGCCAATGGTCCGGCCAACCCGTCCAGCGATTTCGTATATGCCGCTTCGACGCTGACCACCAAGTCGATGGCTGTGTTCGGCCAGATCGACTACCAGATCTCCGACGCGTTCAAAGTGACAGGTGGGTTGCGCTATACCCGTGACAAGAAAAGCGGCGATGAATCTTTCCGCATCCTCTGCTTTGGCTGCGGCGGTTTTTCGCCCGATCAATATGGTAGCGCGACACCAGCGCTCGATATCACCGCGTCGCAAATTTCTACAGCCGCCGCGCCGGGCGTGGTTTCTGCTGTCGCGATTGACCCGGCGACCGGTATCGCCAGTCGCGGACTGTCGAACAGTTGGGATGCTGTAACCGGCACTATCGCAGCCCAATGGCAACCGACAGAAGATGAATTGGCCTTCCTGCGCTACAGCCGGGGATATAAATCGGGCGGGTTCAATGCGGGGGGTATCTCGGCGCTGCCACAAACGGGGGCGGAGCATGTCAATGCTTACGAGATAGGATATAAACGAACACTCGGCGCGAGACTTCGGGTCAATCTGGCTGGCTTCTACTACGACTATAAGGGGCTTCAGGTGCCACTGACGGTATCGCAGCCGGGGGGCGCGCAGCTCACCGAGTTCTTCAATCTCGACAGTTCGAAAAGCTACGGAGCGGAAGCCGAACTGGCCTGGCAGCCGACCGATGCTCTGCAATTGGGGTTCAATTACGGTTTTGGCCATTCGCGCGTCGAGAGCGGATGCTGTTTTGTCGATGGAGAGGATCCCTTGGCTATCCAGCCGGGAGCTCAGCCTTCCGGCGCTGTTGTGGCAGGGCAGCAACCGCAAAGTGTCGACGGCGCGCGACTGCCCAACGCTCCGCGGCACAAGGTTGCCGTGAACGCTGTCTATAACATCGACTTCGATCCGGGTACGCTATCCTTGTCGGGCAATTATGTCTGGCGCAGTGCGGCCTATAGCAACATCTTCAACCGCGAATATAACCGTATGCCATCCTATGATCAGGTGGACCTCCGCGCGGTCTGGACCGAACGCAACGACCGGTTTCGGGTTATCGCATATGTGAAGAATGTTTTTGACAGTCTGGGCTATGATGGCGCTACGGGCGATCTTCTGGCTTCCTCGCCGACGCTGGAGGTGGCGCAGTCCTATTCGCTTACGCCGCCCCGGACTTTCGGTGTCCAGTTTGAAATTCGTTTCCGTTAG
- a CDS encoding alpha-L-fucosidase, producing the protein MSASSTLKELSKRDVPDWYNDAKFGIFIHWGAFAIPGFAPRLGSIGEAFVKDYDRAVAMVPYTEWYWNATKVAGTPSAEFHKANYGDAPYTDFKQPFEEGLKQWDPSAWTEAFRDAGARYVVLVTKHHDGLSLWPSDIANPHQENWSTSRDIVGELATAVRAAGMRFGVYYSGGIDWTFNRRPMRTLGDFISSTPGGDYPAYAMAQVRELIEKYEPSVLWNDISWPTRSKSLFQLFADYYSAVPDGVVNDRWVAASVPRALLKIPLVRKLIDRKIKASLGKRTGEESEGIIPPPVPHSDFRTPEYAAFAEIQIKKWEATRGMSHSFGFNRNDTDADYDSAETLIHDFIDAVSRNGNLLLNVGPRGTDATIPDEQLKRLKQFGTWLRANGDAIYGTQPWTRSDGETEDGQAVRFTASPGRLNLIFKGPIASRRLRVKDLIISGPASRLADGSPVTLEVQGQDLLLTFVSPSSDPIGTAVSVALAGT; encoded by the coding sequence ATGAGCGCGTCTTCCACCCTTAAAGAACTCTCCAAACGCGATGTTCCTGACTGGTATAATGACGCCAAGTTCGGAATCTTCATCCATTGGGGGGCTTTCGCTATTCCCGGCTTTGCACCGCGCCTCGGCTCGATTGGCGAAGCCTTTGTCAAAGACTATGACCGGGCGGTTGCGATGGTGCCCTATACTGAGTGGTACTGGAACGCGACCAAAGTTGCGGGCACGCCCTCGGCTGAGTTCCACAAGGCGAATTATGGCGACGCCCCTTATACGGATTTCAAACAACCATTCGAAGAGGGACTGAAGCAGTGGGATCCCTCGGCTTGGACGGAGGCTTTTCGCGATGCAGGCGCCCGCTATGTCGTGCTCGTGACGAAACATCATGACGGACTTTCGCTTTGGCCGTCCGATATTGCCAACCCGCACCAAGAGAACTGGAGCACAAGCCGTGATATTGTCGGCGAACTGGCGACGGCCGTGCGCGCAGCCGGGATGCGGTTCGGGGTCTATTATTCGGGAGGGATCGACTGGACCTTCAATCGTCGGCCGATGCGCACGCTTGGCGACTTCATTTCGTCGACACCCGGCGGCGACTATCCGGCCTATGCTATGGCCCAGGTTCGCGAATTGATCGAGAAATATGAACCCTCGGTGCTCTGGAATGACATATCATGGCCAACCCGCTCCAAATCGCTCTTCCAGCTATTTGCCGATTATTATTCGGCCGTGCCGGATGGTGTGGTCAACGACCGCTGGGTGGCGGCAAGCGTTCCACGAGCGTTGCTGAAAATCCCGTTGGTCCGGAAACTCATTGATCGCAAAATAAAGGCGTCCTTGGGCAAACGTACTGGCGAGGAATCGGAGGGCATCATCCCGCCACCCGTCCCACACAGTGACTTTCGTACGCCCGAATATGCAGCCTTCGCCGAAATCCAGATAAAAAAATGGGAAGCAACGCGCGGGATGAGTCATTCATTCGGCTTCAACCGCAACGATACGGATGCTGATTATGACAGCGCCGAAACACTCATCCATGATTTCATCGATGCCGTATCGCGCAATGGCAATCTTTTGCTCAATGTCGGCCCCCGCGGCACTGATGCGACCATCCCGGACGAACAATTGAAGCGACTGAAACAATTTGGCACATGGTTGCGAGCCAATGGCGATGCAATTTATGGCACGCAGCCGTGGACTCGCTCGGATGGAGAGACCGAGGACGGCCAGGCCGTCCGCTTTACCGCCTCGCCGGGACGGTTGAACCTGATTTTCAAGGGTCCGATCGCGTCCAGACGATTACGGGTGAAAGACCTGATCATCTCCGGTCCAGCTTCCCGCCTTGCCGATGGCAGCCCGGTGACCTTGGAGGTGCAGGGACAGGATCTTCTACTGACCTTCGTGAGCCCCAGCTCTGATCCGATCGGCACCGCGGTATCGGTAGCGCTAGCCGGAACGTGA
- a CDS encoding lipopolysaccharide biosynthesis protein, whose protein sequence is MLNETEPLADHGNFGNRVRSAVFWRSGTQILSQIIAWGATLAVIRILDPEDYGIFAMTQVVLVFLSFLNGYGLVSSIIQAEKVEPIRIRQAFGMLLLLNGGIAILQLLLASFAAEYYRQPIVGDLLRVQALIFLATPFMALPEALLTRDLEFKKPAIINLVSAVVGAVTALYFAYNGYGVWTLVYAPLAIFWSRAICLVIAVKFYILPTFNFRGAGAMFGFGATLLASHLFWTIQSQSDIFIAGRYLEPYELGLYAEALFLTTIFAAKFVPPLNEIAFPAYSRLQSDPRALAWSFLKAIRLIMLISCPLYFGLAVTAYPVVETLFGPKWTEMSPFVAILSLAMPMMTLQILFTPANNALGRPQITARTNMFGAILMPITFLIGIQFGVYGLAWSWVIAFPLLTIFTFSQSNRHIGITAWEIGKAVWPGLSASFVMAAIVYIVDQMLPEMIVYARLALLVATGGVAYAGLLYILAKPTLIEVIQLIVRRKPPEPGPANLEAESI, encoded by the coding sequence ATGTTGAATGAAACTGAACCACTGGCCGACCACGGCAATTTCGGAAATCGTGTAAGGAGCGCGGTTTTCTGGCGTTCGGGCACCCAGATATTGTCGCAAATCATTGCCTGGGGCGCGACCCTGGCGGTGATCCGCATTCTCGATCCGGAAGATTATGGTATTTTCGCGATGACCCAGGTGGTCCTGGTTTTTCTCAGTTTCCTGAACGGCTATGGCCTGGTCAGTTCGATCATCCAGGCGGAGAAAGTCGAACCGATCCGGATTCGCCAGGCTTTCGGCATGCTGTTGCTGCTCAATGGCGGCATCGCGATCCTGCAGCTGCTTCTAGCCTCCTTTGCCGCCGAATATTACCGGCAGCCGATCGTCGGGGACCTGCTCCGGGTGCAGGCGCTTATCTTCCTCGCCACCCCGTTCATGGCCCTGCCCGAAGCGCTGCTGACCCGCGATCTCGAGTTCAAGAAGCCGGCGATCATCAATCTGGTCTCGGCGGTGGTCGGTGCAGTCACCGCGCTATATTTCGCCTATAATGGCTATGGCGTATGGACCCTGGTCTATGCGCCGCTGGCGATATTCTGGAGCCGCGCGATCTGCCTCGTCATCGCGGTCAAATTCTACATATTGCCGACCTTCAATTTCAGGGGCGCCGGCGCGATGTTCGGATTCGGCGCGACCCTGCTCGCCAGCCATCTCTTCTGGACAATCCAGAGCCAGTCCGACATTTTCATCGCCGGCCGCTATCTCGAGCCATATGAACTGGGCCTCTATGCAGAGGCGCTGTTCCTGACAACGATCTTTGCCGCCAAATTCGTCCCGCCGCTCAACGAGATTGCCTTTCCCGCCTATTCCCGCCTGCAGTCGGACCCGCGCGCGCTCGCCTGGTCCTTTCTCAAGGCGATCCGGCTGATCATGCTGATTTCCTGCCCGCTATATTTCGGGCTCGCGGTCACCGCCTATCCGGTGGTCGAGACATTGTTCGGCCCGAAGTGGACCGAGATGTCGCCCTTTGTCGCGATACTCTCGCTGGCGATGCCGATGATGACGCTGCAGATATTGTTCACCCCGGCAAACAACGCGCTCGGTCGCCCGCAAATCACCGCCCGGACCAATATGTTCGGCGCGATCCTGATGCCGATAACCTTTCTGATCGGTATCCAGTTCGGCGTTTACGGTCTGGCCTGGAGCTGGGTCATCGCCTTCCCGCTGCTGACGATCTTCACCTTTTCCCAGTCGAACCGCCATATCGGCATCACCGCCTGGGAGATTGGCAAAGCCGTCTGGCCGGGTCTCTCGGCCTCCTTCGTCATGGCGGCCATAGTCTATATTGTGGATCAGATGCTGCCGGAGATGATCGTCTATGCGCGACTGGCGCTGCTGGTTGCCACCGGCGGAGTCGCCTATGCCGGACTGCTCTATATTCTGGCGAAGCCGACCTTGATCGAGGTGATCCAGCTGATCGTCCGGCGCAAACCGCCGGAGCCGGGCCCGGCAAATCTGGAGGCCGAGTCGATATAG
- a CDS encoding TIM barrel protein has protein sequence MAHILSLAAGTLPEFQPEEVAHAAGHAGFNHVGFTIEPETWTAESMRATRAAIRTHDLSVLDVEVVWIAEGGKLTDDHKLIIDTGMELGAANILVVSAEPDQGRTAEALHQLCEWAAPGQMRVALEFLMITAVQSMGDALAIIRQTDHPAAALLIDTIHFQRAGHRPGELEELEASLLPYTQICDGKRDCAARFEAYLEDAVDLRSCPGEGALPVADIIRALPRDIALSLEIRSKAYRDRFPDATDRAIAVRGASLEYLKQSEIAVL, from the coding sequence ATGGCTCATATCCTATCGCTCGCAGCGGGCACATTGCCCGAATTTCAACCCGAAGAAGTTGCGCATGCCGCAGGGCACGCGGGCTTCAACCATGTCGGTTTCACTATCGAGCCGGAGACATGGACAGCAGAGAGCATGCGCGCAACCCGCGCCGCGATCCGGACCCATGATCTGTCGGTGCTGGACGTGGAAGTCGTGTGGATAGCCGAGGGCGGCAAGCTGACCGATGACCACAAGCTGATCATCGACACGGGCATGGAACTGGGCGCCGCCAATATACTGGTCGTCAGCGCGGAGCCGGATCAGGGAAGAACCGCCGAGGCCCTGCACCAGCTGTGCGAATGGGCCGCGCCCGGCCAGATGCGGGTGGCGCTGGAGTTTCTGATGATCACCGCTGTGCAGTCGATGGGGGACGCGCTCGCCATCATCCGGCAGACGGACCATCCCGCCGCAGCCCTGCTAATCGACACGATTCACTTCCAGCGGGCCGGGCATAGACCCGGGGAATTGGAAGAATTGGAAGCATCTTTATTGCCCTACACGCAGATCTGCGATGGCAAGCGGGACTGCGCGGCGCGTTTTGAAGCCTATCTGGAAGACGCGGTGGATTTGCGCAGCTGTCCGGGCGAAGGCGCGCTGCCGGTGGCCGACATCATAAGGGCGCTGCCGCGCGACATAGCGCTCAGCCTGGAGATCCGCTCCAAAGCCTATCGGGATCGATTCCCGGATGCGACCGACCGCGCAATTGCGGTGCGCGGGGCCAGTCTGGAATATCTCAAGCAAAGCGAGATTGCGGTGCTATAG